AGAAGCAAAAGAAATGGGGTTTGATCCTTGTAAAGGAATGTTTATGGTAGCAATCTATGCGTTGGGCTCGATGGCCAAACCGACATTGAAGAGAAAATTCGAAGCTTTTAAGAAATTCACTTGGTCCGAtgaagagatttctgaagctttCCGGAGGTACCCGTCATTCATTAGGTTGTCCGTGGATAATTTGATGGTGACTATGGATTTCCTAGTGAATAAAATGGGGTGTTCGCCTAGTTTTATTGCTAAACGACCCCGGTTATTGCTAATGAGCATGGAGAAAAAGATTGTTCCAAGGTTTCTGTTTGCTTGGGATTTGTTGTCTAAAGGTGTTATCAAGAACATTAACTTGCATGCCTTGTTGGAGACGTCAGAACATTTGTTTATCGAGAAGTTTGTTAACTGTTATAAACCAGAAGAAGCATCCCGGATGTTGAAGCTATATCATGAAAAGTTGGATCTTTCGAAAAACTTGAGAATGGATGGTTACAAGCTGCAGCATTTATAGGATATTGGCATTCAAAAGGTTTGAATTttaactcttttttctttttctttttttttttgaattacaaTAACAAGGTAAAGCCCAAACAATCAGCGTCACCAGCACGAGTCTAACCTAGGCTATATACCCTTGACCATTAGGCCATCACATGGGGTTCTTGaattttaacttttgttttctttgaTCGAGCTCAATTCTTTAAGCTAAAATCTTGCTTGAATTTCGGTTAAGAATGCTTGAAGTTGGCTCTTGCTCTAATGATTTGATGTGCTATTGTGTACGATCATGCCCTGTCTTTGCTAGGAGTGTGTTTAGGGTTGGTTAAGTTACTACTAGATAGCTTATTATGCAAGAAACCTGGTAATGTTCCGACATTTAAGGGTCGAATAGAGTAATAATAGTACATGACATATGTTGGTTTCGTTTTTATGGTCTTTTTGTTGCTATACATTTTTTTGTTCTGTCATTTGAATTGATTTCTTTGCTTCATTGATGAGAACTGCACCGTATTGCGGTAGGATGCTATAAAGCCTACATGCTCGGTGCCGTGTTCTGTCATTTGAATCGATTTATTTGCTTCATTGATGAGAACTGTACCATATGGTGGTAGGATGCTATAAAACCTACATGCTCAGTGTTGTGGTCCATTTTGGGGGCAGTTTTTAGCAATTCAAAAGGTCTGTGAACTACTTTGTTCCGTATGTGTCTCAAGAAGGCATTTGGTCTACAAGAGGTGAGTATTCGACTCGGTAGAGTCGCTGTGATGTTGCCGCAGCTGCTTCTGCAGTTGTTTCTGCTCTTACTGTCTGCAATTGTTGTTTTTGCTGTTGTAGTCATTGTTTCTCTGAAAAATCCTAACTTTATCTTTTTTATGCTTTAACCGTGCATGGTCTACAACAGGTCTACGATTTCAACCAGCTAGGGTCGCCATGATGTTTCCGTGGCTGCTTCTGCAAGTGTTCTTAATTGTTGTGATTAACTATTGTTGTTTTTGCTGCTTTCGATGTTTTAACCTCCGGAACCCCTTTTGGGGTCCAGCAACAACCCTGCGGCAGCTGTGAGACGTGCACTTTGAGCTAAAAGATGTCATGAACCAAAAACATTACTTTTTGTGCAAGTCTTAAAAAATAGGAGGGGCTTCATTTCTTTGTCACCGTTGTTCCGATTCAGGTCAAGCACGTAGCAGCTCCAAAAATTAGTCCAATTTAACACTACAAACATCAATGGAATAAAATTCCTAAAATCTaacaaaattaactaataaaaataattaaaaatcctactaaaataagaaacaaataaCTCTTAAGATATTATTAGAGTTATCAAGCATCTCTTTCGTCTTGAATAAAATGACATGGTAATGTTCACCTTGCTTTTTGAATAACCATTGAAGGACCTACAGTCGAGAACCATAGCCAACCCGTCCACATCTTTTTCGGAGTCGGGTTTTGTTTGTTTGTGATCCAATCTTTACCGAAACGGGAAAAAAAGGTCGGTTCCTCACCGGTACACAGCTGATATGGTATTTATAGTTCCTCTTTAGTACACAGTTTTGTTATCAGATTTTCTTGTCGACGATAAAATGCAAAGATGATGCgtggtaaaattatttttgtagtCCTTGATATTAGAAGTTAATATATGGTAAATTATACTTTGGTTCTCCAAAAAAGGAAAAGTTTTCCCTTTAATtccttcaaaataataaaattataagttaagatataacaaaattacactttgacctttcaaattttaataaaatgtttctACATATTTTTTCCACAGAAAGAGGTGTTGAACATTTGAATATGTGCttgtttatatattcaaataataatagtTCTATGTTCAGAAATATTATACTTATTTAACTTAGAATATCTGAAGTTCTAACCCATCCCCTTAAAGATCCCATAATGTTGGGTGTGTGGCCTTTGGCCATcccaaattggaaaaaaaatattgtttaacCCTtctataaatgataaaattaaaaattaatatatggtaaaattacattttaatctttagaaatataaaaaaaatctatttaatcccttaaaaatgatgaaattataaattaatacaaaataaaactatactacataatttataattcaatctgAAACTCCAGAAAATTCGGGAAAATGCAACATAATCTGACAGCTCTATTGAACCATTAAAATCATAATGTAATAATTAAGGTAACAGCTATCCATTAGTCCATCTTGGAaatgtatacatgcattttttttatttttttttatttttgcgtTAAGAACAAGAAAATATAGAACTTCCATTTGATTTAGCAAAAGTTAAAGGTGAAACATATTCCTCGAAACTCACTTAATTCTCCACCTCAAATGATGGggaaaaaaagtttaatttacaATAACAACCGAAAAAAAAACGAAACTCTCTTAGATGATTGAGTTGCAGAAACTTCAAAAAACAAAACTCAAAACAGTGAATACCCGAAGTCGACAACATCAGTACTGAAAGTAGCCATTGAAGTGGTTTGTGGTGTCACCATGTTGTTGTCATAGCTCCTTGTATTGTCGTCGACATAGTTAGTACTGTAAAAACCCCCCATGCACCCATCTTCAACCATTAATGGAGTCGGTACGTTGTTGATTATAGCCGACAGTTCATCATTGTTCATATCCCATGCTTGCTGCATGTTGTCACCCCAAATGAAACCCTGATTTGGCTCACCAAAACCTTGATTTTGAGGGGAAGTATAAGCATTAATGTTTTGGTTCATGAAGGATGATGAACTGGTTGGATTTGAAGGAGGTTTCAAGCAGTCACGAGGGACAATGCAAGCCAAGTAACCATCATCGACCGAACCGTATGTGGTACTGCCTCCAATCTCACTGTTGGGAACATTGTTTGGTTGAACTTGAAACTGATGATGATGTGAAACATCAAATTGAGGGGACAAAACAGAATGGAAATTATTATCACcattgttattgttgttgttgttgttgttgttagagTATACGAAGTTTGTTCTTGCTTGTGTTCCTTTCATGGAAAGTGCTGCTCTATCATACGCAAGAGCTGCTTCTTGTGCCGTATCGAATGTGCCAAGCCAATGTCTTTCTTTCGTCGTCGGATCACGGATTTCGGCTGCATAACGACCCCAAGGGCGTCGTCTTACGCCAAGGAACCGACCTGGCTCGGCTTCTTTTCTTCTACCCCTCCTTTCATGAGATGGAGGGGTAGTGTTTCTTTGAAGCGAAGCAAAACCAGCTTGGGTTTCAATAGCTTCATAAGTTTTTGATGTGGACATCACTATATATATAGATTGTTGGAGAATTAAAGGACAACGAAGGTGGTATAAGGAGAGTAATATAGGGCGCAGCTGAGTTATATAGGAGAAAAAAAGGGGGAGATGATGGTGTTTTGGGTGGAAGTGgtgaatatatgtatatagggGGGAAGTCTTTTAAAAGAGGGCCATTGCTTCTTGTTGTCATTCCATGGAAGACCAGCTTACCTCTTTCTACCTActtctatatttttatatgtacataGCTATTGAAAGAATCATTCATCCTCCAAAAATTTAGTCACTATGaattagtataaatataattttaagtattAATATCCAACCAGAAACttgaaatcttaaatttaaaaggTGAATATTTAATGCATTATCATTGCACAAGTTTCATGcatcattaataaaaaatatgacacgtcatcattaaataaaacaaaaaaaatagtgagtgacttgtaaataaatattgataattaatagttaattataaataaatgttaaaaatccTAAACCCAAGATTTTAGTTACTAAACCTTTAAACTCAAGATTTTAAATTCaagaattattataatattatttactaatAGTGCATGAGAAGTATGCACTGATGAGAAATCAAAtattattctaaatttaaatattaaaaagtgaaaaaaaaattgagattaaaaTTAAAGGCTAAGACTTGGCCATGTTTCCGAAATAGAATCACGGACTCTTAGCTACCTATTTTCcaaatatataatagatagagAGATGGGTAAATATAGATAGGATATAAGTTTATtgtgggaatttttttttttttaagattctcCCATGAACGTGTGTGGAATAAGCCTATCTTCTTAAATTAACTActttaattatggttttagtccTTACACTATGTTACAACTTGtggtttaatttgatataatattatctttatttttattatgtccTTATAATGTGGttttagtcattataatattattatatccAAATTAATAATACCTCTAGTGACTATAGTTAAAGTGATGAAAAAACAgtaaaaaacacacacacacacatattctCACTTAAACTGTTATAATTAACAATGTTATAAATTCcaacatattattattaaaatttaaatataaaaaataaatctcaaattttaacataataaaaacacaaacgctaaaattaaaaataaaattaaattgatatctAATATAACTTGTTTCTAGCAccgaaaacacgaaaattttaccatatatgaatattttatagttttgaatgACGCATATATTATATCATACAAATGTAAGCTACTAGGGTTAGTTAGTTCAAGTAAGAAAAAGTAATAAATTATCTCTCCATGATCAAATAAATCCATAAGTTTAACGGTTGTATTAAACAAACCCTAAcctaaaatatcaaataaatcttaaattttaattcagaactcaaaaaaatatataataatcataattatttaTGAGACATCGTATTGTTCATTGATATAGTTGCATACATTAAtaatgtatcaaatattattctaataataaatatttaatatattattaatacataAATTTTACGTATAGCAAATAAACAGTAATATTACACATAATcacttatcaaataaaaataactaaataatttataaattaatataaatggttatattattatatggaaaaaaacaaataaagttgCTGGATAAACACATGTGAATCCGCATTTCgagaaaaaaattaatcaatcattagagaaattaattagaaaaatgGTATTCTTCAATTTGTCAGCTTTCATGTATTTTCAAAGGGAGTGGTTAAAAGATAATCACATCTCTTAATAACTAAGCACCAAAATATAATTGCACTTTGCGTtgccatatatatgtgtgtatcaTGGAAACTTAACCAAAGCGGGTCCTTTCACCAATGTCTCATAAAAGTCAAAAACCCTTTCATTTCTTTCTATTTGTCATTTTATATAGCCtgttaattttttgaattaatgtatttatgtatatctattttatggtttattaaaattatttttcagagTTTGTGATTAACTTTTGTTAATAATATTATCTTCATATCTAAAGTTGAGAATATAATGTATCTTATCATTACACCAACACTTGTAGgtcattatatatatatccatcaaaattttggATTTTCACCCTTAAATTATTATACCTTATTTAAACAGgtcttttgttatttttatagttaaataagcCCCTAACCTATCATATTTATCTATAAAAGCTCTTGAATTTAATactaaagtaaaaatatttgtGAATTTAATAAGAGTGcttatataatttgaaattatattaaataaattaataccttaaatttttttaaaagtgcttatatatataatacacttAATCattcttttatgagaaataaaATCACAGAATAAGAAGAGacttatttaactataaaaataatttaaaattttgttttctaatatatTAGTCTATTTATTATAAAGGTGGACCTTGGTCTCATGGCTCAAAAATGGTGTTCACATTAATGCTAACACAAACACATAGATATACAGATATGTTAATATTGAATAgtttaatatttgatatatttttaacataaaattttaattttataagtagTCTTAATGTATTATCACATAATGAAAATTCGTAAATATTCCCGATATAAAAtgatttattcaaattaaaataattttaaaaaccgaCCTAACCCATTCAAAACCTATGGCATTTGGAAGGTAAAATTGGAGAATATGTGACAAATAAAGATGGTGGGTCATCACTTCCAAACAAAATTTTTTCAAGCTTTGTTGAAAACAATTTCCTTTTTTTACATTGtctttttcaactaaaaattcaGCAAAAATCTGGTCTTGAGGAAAACTTTTCATACTTGTCTTTCATCTTTTTCCAAAGAAGCAAGAACACAAAATAACTTAGTCAAAAGGGTAATCAACTTAAGGCTTTTAaagatcaaattataaaaaaaaaacaagtgtaTTAATTTGCCTAACCCTAACCAAAAGCCACTTATAGATTTTTATTTAGCAGTTCCAACAGGGAAAAAAGTTTAATAAAAATTGGGTTCCACATGCTTTGGGAATGGCCAAAAAAAAAATAGTCATAATCAAATGGGTCAAACCCCCCCCCCTCCTTTTTCCTTTGCCACTATTAATTATTATTGTACTCTAAACCTAATTGAATAAtgtatcaaataaattttatatgagAAAAAATGAGCATATGTTAAAATGATGGAACTAAAATAAGGGATGAGAGAATGAGAAATCACAAAGttattctaatatttattttaactatttaaattaatcatttttcatttcttttaagaaTGTTCATTTATACATAGAGAATTAGAATCTTTGACTTTTGACTCCTCCACTAaagatttgaaaaaaataaataatcttaAATAAGTATGATGTTAATGAGATTTTGGTATTGTTagataaatgttaaaattttagaattttaatttttatgttaacttttattttatgttatataatgtttgattttggttataatttattcaatcgtAATTATACttacaaattttaaaagaaaaagaaatacatgagatcataatatttaattacaGTGGATTGAAATAcaaaagattaaaataatatCTTCTTATGGGATTTTTAAAAGGttatagaaatatttttattctatatgTAGACATAatgatcaatttagtccctaacgtatatcatttttatcattttactcttaatttttttattttaaaagaataattttgaCCCTaacattcaaaaattaattaaattgcgAAAATTGATTAGAACATGAAATTTTAATGACATTGACTTGACAATTAATGTGTCAATTCTCATAtactttataaaaattcaaaacaaataataaaatttattaaaaattcaacaaattaaaagaaacttaaaagaaaataaaaacattgaaATATTGGTCTAAGGAAAACATCTCTTTTTTTCCTCATTTTCTGGTTAGACCAGGAGAAGGCATTTTTTTTCTCCCATGAACATGGCACATGCAAAAAAGGACATTGAAAAAGCatgctttgttttgtttttatttaattttctctaTAAAAATGAAGCTTTACTTCGCCTTAATGGTTACTTAAGGAAGATTACCATTTTAAAGAGAAGAAAGCTTAGTCAAGCCTCTTTTCTGAAAAGATGCTTGTCCAGTTGGACTATGCTAGGAGAAAATGGGTTAGGATTTGACAGTTACCATGCTTCCATTAAATTTTTGATATTGAATCAGATCATGTACTTAAATAGTAGGACAAATTTTCCGAGTAAGTGATGATACAATTCACCTCGACCCATTGATGCCATCATCGAATTGATTGATGacataaaatcaaatataaaataaattgttgtCCACAAGTGCTTTCGGCCAATGATATTAAAATTAGATCAAGTTAATGAATTGATATAGAAACGATCATGTAAACCAACAAAAATCCAAAActtgagataaaaaaatattgttgaactaatttatgatgtttttaataattttttattttatatttatttattagtgAATCATTCATCACTTAAAACTTTgaatccaaaattttaaattattattttatacctAACTGAACTTTTATTTTAAGTCCAAAATTATTGCATAAagaaattctttttaatattttttcgcAATTTGGTCTTAGGTATGTAGGGGCCTCACAGTTTCTTTGATTTGATTTCCCTGTTCTTTGAAGGGTGTTATTCTATTTaaatcaatatttattatttattttttgaacaatttttcttggttttttaaATCAGATAGAGAATTATGCACAATCTCCAAAAACacccaattttttaattatttttttagtattaaagGTAACCCGGATTTAGGGGAAAAAGATGAGTGTCTTTCTTAGAACTTTGGACTTTgacttcaaaattaaaattttattaaaatataaaaataaaaaataatacccAGACTTTTGTTTTTATCGTCAAATTCTCCTATTTTTGGtgtgattttaatttattttccaagACCTTTTTGGTTTAGTTTTAGGGACCCTTTTTGGCTTAGTCAAGCAGTCAACACATTCACTCGTGGCCTGCCACTAAATCaatcatttttacttttattattttagtccctaaagaAATCTAAGACACCCTCTTAGGTttcataaaatgaatatttttttctttcgaaaaacaaaatgaaaatattggATAAACTATtcacattgtttttttttaaattttaactattcaCTTcgttaactcttttgtttcaattgtggtttttttttttaaaaacattaaaaaaaaaacaattgttaGCGCGATGAATTAGAAATAGCGTCTTTAAAAATTcgtaataattattgaattaatttataaaatttaatcttttttacttttataacatAGTTATTTATTACCATTAAATGATGCAATGAAATTTGTCTTAAACATTCGAGCTATATGTacatttattattgttttaacaTGGTTAACTAAATTTCTTTGTGACCCTAATTATGTgattaaaatattagataaattataaaaatagttaactattggtgttttttattattattcaagtttaagttcttttcaaaatttaatattttggtcactaaatattaaattttgatagcattagtaattaaaataaaataaaatttaaacttgaaagattgaaatagaaatatgttaataattaggtgattattttataatttatccaaaaaGATTCATTCCATCAATATCAAATTGGATTTAGTAATAATATCATAGggatgaaatttgaaatttcaacaTAATACAGGGACTGAAATTTTGATATTGATACGCAAGAGAAAAGCGGATTCCACGCTCCAACCTTTAACTTTAACCAATAATGTCATGCCACGTAACCTCGTAAGCCATCAAAATTCTGAAATTGACCACTGCGTAGCATCGCATGATTTGACACGTGGATACTGTTGCCACGGCATCCCGATAAGTGAGATAACGTGTTCGAGCGTAAAGAGTGCCGTTCCTTAAAGCAAAATGATGAACGGGATGACGTTTTCTTTCGGGAAGGGAGGATGGCCACGTGTCGAAAAATGGTTGGGTGAGAAGTAAATCACGGAGGGAACAGCACGTGATGGATACGAGGTTAGATGGACGGTGGGGATTGATTGGGGAATGATGAGGATACAGTGAAAGCGAGAAAAAGGAAAGGGGAAGGTTGGTCAAAGATTCATGGAGAACAGTTTGATTGAGATTGGACGGCTGATACTGACACTGTCCTTTGTCCTCGATTTAGGCCACAGACCACGAGATTTGCTCCCGTGTGAAAGTTGCAAACTTCTTAGGttacattttcaattcaatccaagtCAAGCAAATTTTATGATTAGTGGTAGACATCAAACAAAatatttgtttaagttttgattcttaaattttttaaagttgtttgatgagtaaaaataaatttataatttttaaattaaagtgattaaaacataaatttacaaataatttaataacattaagtataattttctaataaaaatataagagtaCACATAATAGCATTTTAAATCTTGTGGAATTCTTTTTATTCCGgtgataataaataaaaagtaaataggatttttaaaatttttaaaatttaataaatttaaatattccaaaattttctaaaacattatataatattagaaaaaatgaaaaaatatttaacaattttaaaattacttttttatcaCTCTTTACGATTGTAAATTagattttcttttacttttgaatttttttaaatttaaaaaataggacgttttaaaaaaattacgaaaattttagaattgttttgtaattttcaaaactctggaatttttattattattttctttatcttccttttaataatatttaatattttgacattaaaactaaaagaaaaaaagaagaagactaATTGCTTCTTATTATATATAGCATAATAGGATAAACATCTTTTAAGTATTCATATCACTATATATAATTTACAACATTATCATATgtaaattgttttttaaatttcttaaaaaatatgCATAATTCCATGTTTAaaaaagttaaccaatgataCATTATATAATGTCATTCCATAGAGATAATTATATGAATACTAGAATTTTTTACATCCATGGTTGGAAGGTTTTTAATAAGTTTGATAGTAGCTTCTaggggaaaaaaatatttttgaaaaaaattcaaaatacccTTACATTATTaaccatattttttatttctcgaaaaaaaatatatttgtattgttattttTCAGTTGGGCCATTTGACTAATGGGTTATTTCCATTTGAGACATTTGATTAATGGGTTAAGCCCACTTCATCCAagttgaataattttattttgggctttttatttaataagccccattttttacaatttaattatatgttttgattatatttattctttttaacacAATACTTAGAACTACTCAAAGTTCct
This window of the Gossypium hirsutum isolate 1008001.06 chromosome A09, Gossypium_hirsutum_v2.1, whole genome shotgun sequence genome carries:
- the LOC107935111 gene encoding uncharacterized protein, whose amino-acid sequence is MFYFLCKSILHGRNLVTTPQSHKLLSSSQSLIPKYISCSSNHQSFTVSFLENKCGLSSESALTASKYVHFETPEKPNAVIAFFNRHGFTKPQLARLVMRRPMVLTTDVEKTLLPKLEFFRSKVCSKPSTLTVSPIKFKSVVQEAKEMGFDPCKGMFMVAIYALGSMAKPTLKRKFEAFKKFTWSDEEISEAFRRYPSFIRLSVDNLMVTMDFLVNKMGCSPSFIAKRPRLLLMSMEKKIVPRFLFAWDLLSKGVIKNINLHALLETSEHLFIEKFVNCYKPEEASRMLKLYHEKLDLSKNLRMDGYKLQHL
- the LOC107935142 gene encoding ethylene-responsive transcription factor ERF086: MSTSKTYEAIETQAGFASLQRNTTPPSHERRGRRKEAEPGRFLGVRRRPWGRYAAEIRDPTTKERHWLGTFDTAQEAALAYDRAALSMKGTQARTNFVYSNNNNNNNNNNGDNNFHSVLSPQFDVSHHHQFQVQPNNVPNSEIGGSTTYGSVDDGYLACIVPRDCLKPPSNPTSSSSFMNQNINAYTSPQNQGFGEPNQGFIWGDNMQQAWDMNNDELSAIINNVPTPLMVEDGCMGGFYSTNYVDDNTRSYDNNMVTPQTTSMATFSTDVVDFGYSLF